One Campylobacter pinnipediorum subsp. caledonicus genomic window carries:
- a CDS encoding carbon starvation protein A has product MNAVWLMLVGFAVFSFGWFVYSRLYASKVLELDDNFTTPAHEYRDNVDFVPANKFVLWGHHFTAVAGAAPIVGPAIAVQWGWLPAFLWVIIGTVAFAGIHDMSALWASVKNEGKSIGTICTRFVGSKVGQLFMIVIFLVLLMVNGAFGVIIAKESVEHTSTIIPAWGAVAIALIMGQAIYKFKMKLVPVTIVAVIALYALVPLGVAVPLSLPDSMFGLNQNAQWVVLLYIYAGIASILPVWALLQPRDYVNGIQLFVGLILLYTSIIIVHPTVAAPTFIPAITDNPGGWHVVVPVLFITVACGAISGFHGIVSSGTTSKQVDKMKDVRFVGYLGAMGEGSLSLATIIACVAGLSLINADLNLDTWADLYKGGTASFVAGGGAIIYEGLGIPQEASATLLSLMVILFAATTMDAGIRLQRYIIQEWGDIYNIGFLRGKGIATIVAVITSFTISMNGVSDGKVAIWPLFGATNQLLASLTLLVVAVILLKSKKFSGSLIALIPMSFILVMSFWGAIIKLGDYYNDQNYLLTTLNAIVIVVTLLVVLSALKVISKILADKKAAA; this is encoded by the coding sequence ATGAATGCTGTATGGCTTATGTTGGTCGGCTTTGCTGTTTTTAGCTTTGGCTGGTTTGTGTATTCTCGCTTATATGCATCAAAAGTTTTAGAACTTGATGATAATTTTACTACTCCAGCTCACGAATACCGTGATAATGTTGATTTTGTTCCAGCTAATAAATTTGTATTGTGGGGACATCACTTTACTGCAGTTGCAGGTGCTGCGCCTATAGTTGGTCCAGCTATTGCTGTGCAGTGGGGCTGGTTACCTGCATTTTTATGGGTTATTATAGGCACTGTTGCTTTTGCCGGTATTCATGATATGTCAGCACTTTGGGCTAGCGTTAAAAACGAAGGTAAGAGTATAGGAACAATCTGCACCAGATTTGTTGGAAGCAAAGTTGGTCAATTATTCATGATTGTTATATTCTTAGTGTTGTTGATGGTAAATGGTGCTTTTGGCGTGATTATTGCCAAAGAAAGTGTTGAACATACAAGTACTATTATACCTGCTTGGGGAGCCGTTGCTATAGCTCTTATAATGGGTCAAGCTATTTATAAATTTAAAATGAAGCTTGTGCCTGTTACTATAGTAGCTGTTATTGCTCTTTATGCGCTTGTTCCGCTTGGTGTTGCTGTGCCTTTAAGTTTGCCTGATTCAATGTTTGGTCTTAATCAAAATGCTCAATGGGTTGTACTTCTTTATATATATGCTGGTATAGCCTCTATACTTCCTGTTTGGGCTTTATTGCAACCAAGAGATTATGTAAATGGTATACAACTTTTTGTTGGACTTATCTTGCTTTATACAAGTATTATTATAGTTCATCCAACAGTTGCTGCACCTACCTTTATACCTGCTATCACGGATAATCCTGGCGGTTGGCATGTTGTAGTTCCTGTTTTATTTATAACAGTTGCTTGCGGTGCTATAAGTGGTTTCCATGGCATAGTAAGCTCTGGAACAACTTCAAAACAAGTTGATAAGATGAAAGATGTTCGTTTTGTTGGATACTTAGGTGCTATGGGCGAGGGTTCATTATCACTTGCTACAATTATAGCTTGTGTAGCCGGCCTAAGCTTGATAAATGCTGATTTAAATCTAGATACTTGGGCTGATTTATATAAGGGTGGTACTGCGAGTTTCGTTGCTGGTGGCGGTGCTATTATTTATGAAGGACTAGGTATTCCGCAAGAAGCTAGTGCTACATTGCTTTCACTTATGGTTATACTTTTTGCTGCAACCACAATGGATGCTGGTATTCGTCTTCAAAGATACATCATCCAAGAGTGGGGAGATATATACAATATAGGCTTTTTAAGAGGAAAAGGCATAGCTACTATAGTTGCTGTTATCACATCCTTTACTATATCTATGAATGGTGTTAGTGATGGTAAAGTTGCGATTTGGCCTTTATTTGGTGCTACAAACCAACTTCTAGCTAGCCTTACACTTTTAGTTGTTGCTGTTATATTGCTAAAGTCTAAAAAATTTAGTGGTAGTTTGATAGCGCTTATTCCTATGAGCTTTATTCTTGTAATGAGTTTTTGGGGAGCGATTATAAAACTTGGTGATTATTATAATGACCAAAATTATCTACTTACAACCTTAAATGCTATTGTTATAGTTGTAACACTTCTAGTTGTGCTTTCTGCGCTTAAAGTTATAAGCAAAATTTTAGCCGATAAAAAGGCAGCCGCTTAA
- a CDS encoding cory-CC-star protein: MIKKIIKFSQDLESFYVGMHKSAIMKENSEIDDFFMIITFSEIYGIENPYSLYTLEMLPALMPKFHRWHQKVGLKHSFFENFPCSCCC, encoded by the coding sequence ATGATAAAAAAAATTATTAAATTCTCACAAGATCTTGAGAGTTTTTATGTTGGCATGCATAAAAGTGCCATTATGAAAGAAAATTCCGAAATTGACGATTTTTTTATGATTATCACATTTAGTGAAATTTACGGTATAGAAAATCCTTATTCGCTTTATACACTTGAAATGCTTCCTGCCCTTATGCCAAAATTTCATCGTTGGCATCAAAAAGTTGGACTTAAGCACTCATTCTTTGAAAATTTTCCATGCAGTTGCTGTTGTTAA